GCGCGGTGTACCTCAACGCGCATCACCCCGACATCATGCGGTTCCTGGACACCAAGCGCGAGAACGCCGACGAGAAGATCCGTATCAAGACGCTCTCCCTCGGCGTCGTCGTGCCCGACATCACGTTCGAGCTGGCCAAGAACGGCGAGGACATGTACCTCTTCTCGCCGTACGACGTCGAGAAGGTCTACGGAGTGCCGTTCGGCGACATCTCTGTCACCGAGAAGTACCGCGAGATGGTCGACGACGCGCGCATCAAGAAGACCAAGATCAACGCGCGCGAGTTCTTCCAGACCATCGCCGAGATCCAGTTCGAGTCGGGCTACCCGTACATCATGTTCGAGGACACGGTGAACAAGGCCAACCCGATCAAGGGCCGCATCAACATGTCCAACCTGTGCAGCGAGATCCTGCAGGTGAACACACCCACCACGTACAACACCGACCTGTCGTACGACCAGATCGGCAAGGACATCTCCTGCAACCTCGGTTCGATGAACATCGCCCTGGCGATGGACGCCGACGACCTCGGAAAGACCGTCGAGACCGCCATCCGTGCCCTCACCGCGGTGAGCACACAGAGCCACATCAGCTCGGTGCGCTCCATCGAGGACGGCAACGACCGCTCGCACGCCATCGGACTGGGGCAGATGAACCTGCACGGCTACCTGGCCCGCGAGCACGTGTTCTACGGGTCGGAAGAGGGAATCGACTTCACGAACATCTACTTCTACACGGTGCTGTTCCACGCGCTGCGCGCCTCGAACCGGCTCGCGATCGAGCGTGGCGAGACCTTCGACGGCTTCGAGGACTCGACGTATGCGTCGGGGGCGTTCTTCGATAAGTACATCGAGAAGGCGTGGGTGCCTGAGACCGAGAAGGTCAAGGAGCTGTTCGCCGGCAAGCACATCCCGACCCAGGAGGACTGGGCCGAGCTGCGTGACAGCATCCAGAAGCACGGCATCTACAACCAGAACCTGCAGGCGGTGCCGCCGACCGGATCCATCTCCTACATCAACAACTCGACCTCGTCGATCCACCCGATCGCGTCGAAGATCGAGATCCGCAAGGAGGGCAAGCTCGGTCGTGTCTACTACCCGGCACCGTTCATGACGAACGACAACCTGGAGTACTACCAGGACGCGTACGAGATCGGCTACGAGAAGGTCATCGACACCTACGCCGCCGCCACGCAGCACGTCGACCAGGGCCTGTCGCTGACGCTGTTCTTCAAGGACACCGCCACCACCCGCGACATCAACAAGGCGCAGATCTACGCCTGGCGCAAGGGCATCAAGACGATCTACTACATCCGTCTGCGGCAGATGGCGCTCGAGGGGACCGACATGTCCGAGTGCGTCAGCTGCATGTTGTGATCGGCCTCTGGTCAGTACTGTCTAAGGGAAAAGGAAAACAAGGATGACTCCGTCTCCGAAACTGCAGCTGGTCAGTCACGTCGATGCGATCAACTGGAACCGCATCGAGGACGACAAGGATCTCGAGGTATGGAACCGTCTGACCGGCAACTTCTGGCTGCCCGAGAAGGTGCCGCTGTCGAATGACGTGCAGTCGTGGAACACGCTCACCGAGCAGGAGCAGCTGCTCACGATGCGCGTGTTCACCGGCCTGACCCTGCTCGACACGATCCAGGGCACGGTCGGCGCGGTCTCGCTGATCCCGGATGCGGTCACCCCGCACGAGGAGGCGGTGTACACCAACATCGCCTTCATGGAGTCGGTGCATGCCAAGAGCTACTCCTCGATCTTCTCGACGCTCGCGTCGACGAAGGAGATCGACGAGGCCTTCCGCTGGTCGACGGAGAACCAGAATCTGCAGAAGAAGGCGCAGATCATCCTCGACTACTACCGCGGCGACGACCCGCTCAAGCGCAAGGTGGCCTCCACGCTGCTGGAGTCATTCCTGTTCTACTCGGGCTTCTACCTGCCGATGTACTTCTCGGCACACGCCAAGCTGACCAACACCGCCGACCTGATCCGCCTGATCATCCGCGACGAGGCCGTGCACGGCTACTACATCGGCTACAAGTACCAGCGCGGTCTCGAGACCGAGACGCCGGAGCGTCGCGAGGAGCTGAAGGACTACACCTTCTCGCTGCTGTACGAGCTCTACGACAACGAGGTGCAGTACACGCAGGACCTCTACGACAGCGTCGGCCTGACCGAGGACGTGAAGAAGTTCCTGCACTACAACGCCAACAAGGCCCTGATGAACCTGGGCTACGAGGCGATGTTCCCCTCGACCGTCACGAACGTGAACCCGGCGATCCTCTCGGCCCTCTCGCCCAACGCCGACGAGAACCACGACTTCTTCTCTGGGTCGGGCTCCTCGTACGTGATCGGCAAGGCCGAGGCCACCGAGGACGACGACTGGGACTTCTAGAAGTTTTCTGAGAAGCCTCGGCTGAAAAGCCTGGTCAACGGCCCGGATCCGCGAAATCTCGCGGGTTCGGGCCGTTTTTATGCCCTCTGTTCGACGACAGAGGAGAACAGAGATGACCAGGAATGTCCGTTCGGAGTGGCACGTGGATGGCACGCGCACACCTTCCCCATGGAAGCGAGGAGGCCAGCCACCCGAAATTTGGGGTTGGCACACCGCCGAGGCCGTGCCACTTCGTGCCATAGGAAGCTCGGGTGATGCCCCACGATCCGCGGAAACACGCGGGTTTCGGTGTTCACGCGGATCTAGTGGCACGGAGTGGCACGAGGGTCCAACCGCGTCCATCCGAGTACACGGGAGGGCATCATGAGCGGGACGAAACGCGAGGCATGGGGCAGCTTGCGCAAGCTCCCGTCGGGTCGCTGGCAGGCCCGCTATCCCGCGCCAGATGGCGAGATGTACCCGGCGCGAACCGAGGACGACAAGGCGCTGACGTTCGTCACGAAGACCGATGCGCGAAAGTGGCTCGCGTCGATGCACTCGAAGATCTCTCTCGGCCTGTGGGAGCCGCCAGAAGTCATTGCGGAGCGACGCCGCGCCGAGACTGCCGCTGAGCAGTCGCGATCCATGGGTTTCGAGGAGTACTCGAAGCGCTGGTTGCAGATGATCAAGACCGAGCCGAACCGAAGCGGCAAGATACGTGCCGTCGGCACTGTCCGCTCCTATCAGGGCAAGGTCTCGGGCTATCTCGTTCCTGAGTTCGGAGACACTCCAATGCGGGACATCGACATCGACCGCATCCGCGTGATGACAGACCGACTCGACAGAATCCCGGCTCCGCTGAACCCGAGATCGAAATTCAATGGGATCACTCGGCCCGTGCTGATCGTGCTCATGATGATCCTGCGCCAAGCGGCCCGCGACGGCATCATTCCTTCGGCGCCAAGCGTCTCGATTCCCCGCCAGGAATCGGTTCGCCATGATGCCGACCATGATGAGAGCGAGGACATCATCACACCGAAACAGGTGGAGGCCCTGTATCAAGCGGTTCCGGATCAGTGGGCGATCATGGTGCAGCTCGCCGCCTGGTGTCAGTTGCGACGTGGGGAATGCCTGGGGTTGCAACGGCGTGATGCCGAATGGCACGACGACGGCAGTGCGACTCTGCACGTGCGACGTCAGCTGAACGCCAACACCGGCGACTACACCGACCTGAAGAGCGAAGCAGGCAAGCGGTCGCTGAGCATCCCGAAGCTCATGACCGATCGACTGAAGCAGCACCTCAAAGACCACGTCGCAACCGAAGACAAGGCTCCGCTTATCCCGGCAAGCATTCGCGGCAGCATGCCGCTCTCGAATACCCGCTGGGGCTACATCTGGGCCGACGTACGCGACAGCGTTGACGGGCTGCCGCACCGCTTCCGCTTCCATGACCTGCGTCACACGGGGCTGACGATCTTCGCTCAGGAAGGCGCGACGCTTGCCGAGCTGATGCGGCGCGGAGGGCATGCCGACATCCACATCGTGCTGCGATACCAGCACGCCACGATGAATCGCGATCGAGAGCTGGCGGATCGGATGAGCGCACGCGTCGCAGCGACCCTCGACCCGAGCCTCGCCCGGAAGAAGAACACAGGGGAGGAGTCGTAAGCGGACAGCCGCGGACACCTGTGAGGTAACACCAATCCATTCACAGGAAGGCACTGCCATGAACTCTCGAACTCGCAGCGAAGAGCACGAACCCGACTTGGTCTCACTGGCCGTCGCGGCCGAAAGCCTGGGCGTCTCAGTCAAGACGATCCGGCGTCGAATCTCCGACGGCACGGTTCGCGGATACCGAGTCGGGCGCCTCATTAGGGTTGACATGGAGGAACTGCGCAGGAGTCTCGTCGTGGAGATCCCAACGATGAGATAGCGGTTACAGCGCGCGGTTGGTCGGCAGGACGGCACGCGACGCCCCCAGGTGGATGACGCTCCTCTTGGGGGCGTTCGTGCTGTCAAGCATCCGCGTGACGTCCGATGCGTTGAGGACGACGCACGCGCTCCCGTCCTGAAGCAGGTGATTCGTACCGGCGCTGGCGGCGGAGGTAACGGGACCGGGGACAGCGCCAACGATGCGACCCAAGTGCTCAGCCTCCCGAGCTGTGTGCAATGTTCCAGACCGAAACCCTGCTTCAACGACGATGGTGGCGCCAGAGAGCGCTGCGAGGATACGCGACCGATCCAGAAAACGTTGGCGGGTCGGGCTAACACCGGGCGGTAGCTCGGAGAGCACCAGCCCTTGGCGTGACACGCTCCCAATGAGGTCTGCGTGACCTGCTGGATAGGGGCGGTCGACGCCTGAGGCAAGCACCGCGATCGTGTTGCCGCTCTCGATGAGCGCACACCTGTGCACGGAGCCTTCGATACCGTAGGCAGCACCGGCGACGAGGGTCTTGCCGTTCCGGGCCAGCTCGCTGGAGATGTCCTCGGCAACGTGCACGCCGTAGGCGGTCGCCGCCCGGGCGCCAGTGATCGTGATCAGCTGGGAGGGCTGCGCGACGAGAAGCTCTGCACGTCCCGCAGCCCAGAGCGCGTACGGGGCTCGCTCGCGGAGATCGTTGAGGGCGGCGGGCCACTCTGAGTCCTCGGGTACAAGCACCCGATAGTCGTTCTCAGTTAGCAACCGCGAGGCCACCTGATCGGGATTCGCGCGTGATTGCAATCGATCTCGCCAGATTGCCGCCTCGACTCGATCCATCCCGGGAATCGCGGTGGTGCGCTCGATCAGAGCGATCAGCTCCACCCCACCGACTCGCTCAAGGAGTGCGCCCGTTGTGGCGTCGTTCGGAGTGCCGATCAATGACAGCACTTGGCGGGCAGTTCGCTCATCTTTAGTGAGGTTTGAGAGTGTGGGCATGATGGCCTCCTTCGAGGTGAGATCTCACTCAGAAGGTGTGCGCATGCTGCCCTTTTCGACTCGTGCGGGGTAGGCGTACCCTGGGAGACGAAGCAGGTTCTCAACTCTGCGGGCCCTTCGGGGCGGCCCTCTCGGGCGCTCGATTCACATGCTGCTTCCTCGGCGGAGATCGACGTGTGACGAGAGGCCCCATCATGATCCGTTTGATATTGACGGTCAGCAGCTTCATCTATGCAGTCCTGCAGCGATACGCACCCACGAACATTGTGCTGGGCCGGATCCGGCGACGCCGTGGCCTGAAATGGGGCGTTCCCGCGATGCTCTTGGCTGCGCCGTACATCGTGCTCGCGTATTGGTGCTCATCTGCGATCGGCGATGGCGCCCCAGGTTGGCTCAACCTCGTCATCCTGTTGTGCCTATGGAACGCGTTGAGGTTCGTCGCGATCGGCCCGATCTCCGTGGCACTTCTGATTCGTGTGCGACACAACGAAGCGGTGGCCCTTCGCGAACAAGCGCGTCACGAACGTCACGAGGAACTCGTCAGCACGTGAAGGCTGAACTACTCCTGACCAGACACCTCCCCGGGCCGATCGTCGATGCTTGCGTAGAACGCATCCTCTGCGGCCCTGCGCGCCTCAACCTGTTCGAGCACGAACTGTACGAAATCAGCATCCCGATCCATGATGGCCTGCTCCACGATGTCGACGGTGCGTTCCTCGCCAGGCCAGACGGTTTGCCGCGTCGGGCGATCCCGGTCAAGTCGTGTGCCACTTGCCGTCACCCAGTCACGCAGACGCTGACGGGCCTCGGCGAAGTCGCGATGCCACCCGAACGGTGCTGAGCCGTCTTGGTTGGCGTCGTAGGCGCTCAACCAATGCAGGTGGAGTGCGGAAAGCTCCCAGAGCAACTCGGGGTGACGATGCCAGATCGGCGGAATCACCGCGGCGGGTAGGCCGTATTCCATGCGGAGCCAGTTCACCCAGCGATTGAGTTCGAGGAGTTCTTCTTCGAGATCTTGCGATGTGAGGAGATTCCAATTGATGGGATGCGGTGGCTCTGCGACGAGATCCGGCTCAAACTGCTCAGCCTGGATCTTCTCGTTGCCCTCGCCGGGGACGTTGTGCTCGTTCATGTGCTGCTCCGATCCGGCTCAGTACCCGAGAGACGGAGCACCGTTTACGGCCCCAGAGGCTCGGGGTGCGAATGCGCGGCGCTGCTCTTTGTCGGCGCTGCTCCGCGAGGCGGTCTTGCGGGCGGAGCGGTCGACTTCGTACCGGGTGCGGGCCGCGTCGTGGCCGATGCGCTTTGCGACGAACTCCTCGCTCTCGACGCTTTGACCCTCACGCTCGTAGCTCACGGGTCGCTGGTATCCCTCGGCAATGAAGTTGTCGCCTTTGGCGAATCGTTCTGAAGCGCGTTCGGCGGAACGCCCGAACATGACGAGGTGGTGGAAGCTCGACTCCAGTTGCGTGAAGCTGCCGTCTTCCTCGCGGCGGAAGTGCTCCTGCCCGAATCGGAAGTAGAGGCGCGGGTTTCCGTTAGCCGAGACGGTCAGCTGCGGTTCTGAGGTGACGAACCCCGAGACGGATTCCTGTGTGTGGATCGACATGATGTTCTTCCTGTCTGGTCAGGCGGCCGCCTTTGTTCAGCAGCTGCGACAGGTAGGTGCGCGACCGTCACCTGTGCTTGCTAATACTTGGGGTGCCGCAGCAGAGCCTCCGTCGCCGAACGATCGAGGCGGAGCTTCTCTCCGTCAGCACGTTTCGGCCACGGATGTAGATCGGTGATGATCGGTGGCGTCGATCGGAGCAGGATCACTCCGGTCCCGAACGGGAGAGTTCGGATCCGATCCGGGGGCATGATGGGGACTCTGCGGACGGAGCGCTGATTGGAGCGTGAGCCGTAGTCGCCGAACGTGACTGAGTCAGTGAACTCGTCTCGCTCACCGATGAGGGTAGACAAATCTTGGAGGTCGCGAGAGTTCGATGCACCGCCGAGGATGATCTTCGCGATGCTTGCGTCCCAGATCGCAGCGGCCTGGTTCTCTGACCACTTGTCGCGTGCTTGAGCGAGCGATTGGAGCACCGGCATCGTCGTGATGCCCGTGCCGCCACCCTCGGCCATGAGGGTTGGCAGTGAAGGGAGCGGGGCGAGGTTCCCGATCTCATCGAGCGCGAGCAGTAGCGGTGGATCCAGCCTCGCGCCGGGTGATCGTGCGGCCATGCGGCGCGCGGTTTCGACGAGATCTTCGACGAAGGCAGCGACCAGTGCGGCGCTGTTTCCGGCACCAGCCCCAGTCGCGAGCAGGTACAACGTGCCCCGGCTGCGAATGAACTGCTCCGGGTCGAAGTGCTCGCCCTCAGTGGGGCTTACCGCGTCCAACACCCTGGGGTCGGCGAGTGACGCCAGTGCGAGCGACACTCCCTGCCAGATACTGTCGCGAGTGCGCGGGTCAGCGTCGAGCATCGCTTCCAACGATTCGGCCCATCCCGTTGCAGCGAGGGGCGAGCCGGTGAGGATCGCAACAGCCTCGGCAGCGGCCGCAGGGTCGAGCGTCCACCGGAAGAGTTCCGCCGGGGTCCTGTGATCAAGAGCGGCAGCGTGGAGGAGAGCTTGCAGCGCGACCCGAGTCTTGCCCTCCCAGAAGCCGCCGCCTTCGACGCCACCCGAGGATAGCTCGGTGGCCGCTGCGAGACCGGTCGCCCGGATCATCGCGGTGAGCGGATCTTCGCAGCCTCGGATCGGCGACCATCGCAACCCGGCGGGAATGCCTTCGGCCAGGTGCTGCGGATCGAACACCGCGACGGGGCCAAGTCGCTCTCGCGCCTTGAGCGTCACCGTAAGGTTGTCGGGCCGAGTGGACGTTGTGACGACTGCGCCTGGCGCGTCAAGGATCGCCGGAATCACGATATGCAGCCCCTTACCTGAGCGCGGCGGACCGATCAACAGGATCGAATCTTCGACGCTCGCCCAGATCTGCTTGCCGTGCGAGCGGCCAAGCAAGAAGCCCACATCTTCCGGCTTCGGGTGCTCAAGCGAAGGACGCAGCGTCGCAGCACGACGAAGGAGCGCCTTCGAGGAGGCGCTGGATGCGACGTCGTGCCTGCTCGCGGTCCCTTGAAGCTTGCGGGGGTCGGAAGTGGCGGCCCGAGTATGGCGTCGTATCCGAGCCCAGACCCACATAATCGCGGTGGTGAGCAAACCGAGAAGAAGGGACGCTACGACCCAGTAGACAGCTGAATTGAGGCCGGGTGCCCCGAGAACAGCGGCGGGATCAGCAGGGGCAAAGATCACGTTGACGCCACCGGCGAAACCGACCGCCGGTTGTTCAGCACCAGTCAGAAAGGCTGCGATCGAACCGGCCCCGCGGAGCACGGCAGCGATACCGAAAAGTGCGAAGAGGCCAATCATGAGGGCGTTGGTCAGCTCATCCCCAAGACCGCGGCTATAAGACTGGGCGCTGGTCATGCTGGCAACCGCTCAGTGACGATGACGCCAGACACGCGCCCGATCAGCAGGAACTCTGCGTTCCCATCCGCAACCTGACTGAGATCGATAACTGCACGAGCTGTGCCGTCAGCGGCACCTTCCGCGCTGGAGACCGAGAGCGCGACCGTCACGTCTTCGCCGGGAATGAAACCGGAACCACGGACCTCGATCAGCTGATGCGTTGGTCGATGACGCGCTCGCCGCGTGGCATCGGGTACCGGAGGCTCTGCTGCCATGCGCTCGCGCCGCGTGGCGTGGACAATGTCGGTGAACACGGAGCCGTCGTACTCCCGCACCTCGACACGAACGGTTCGCTTGCGGTGCGCGGAGAGCGCATCGAGCAGCTCGCCAAACCGAGCCCTGCTCCATTCAATGTCCGGCGTCGGCGGCAAGAATTCGTGCCCGTCGTAGGTGACATGCATCGCACCCCGCTCATCGACGAGGATGCTGGCGATCGGAAGGTTGACAGGCGTCTCGAACTGGACTTCACCTGGGCTGCGACTATTCATGTTGCACAGGTGCGCGAGCCCCTGCGACACCCGTCGCGCCCCAGGCGTCAGCGTTTACGTAAACAATCTCGCTTTCCGCAGGAGCGCTGCACCCGGCAGGACTTTCGGCCAGCTACCCGTAAATTCGTGTGGTGAAACACAGTCGACGCGGCTATGCCATCGCAGGCTTCGTTCGTGCTGCGCGGAGTCCATTGAGGATGACGATGACCTCGGCGATCTCGTGTACGAGAACCACGGCGGCAAGCCCAAGTACGCCGAACATGGCAAGGGGTAGGAGCACGACGATAATCAGGAGCGACAGGATGATGTTCTGGTTGATGATGCGCCGCCCGCGGCGGGCGTGTTCGATTGCGCGGGGGATGAGGCGGAGGTCATGGCCGGTGAACGCGATGTCGGCGGATTCGATCGCGGCATCCGAGCCGGTCGCACCCATCGCGATGCCGATGTCGGCAGCGGCTAGGGCGGGGGCATCGTTGATGCCGTCGCCGATCATCGCGACCGGCCCCGCCTGGGAGAGTTCGCTGATCGCTGTCGCCTTGTCTTCGGGGCGGAGTTCGGCGCGCACGTCGTCGATCCCTGCCTGCGCGGCGAGAGCCCTCGCGGTGCGGGCGTTGTCGCCGGTCAGCATGGTGACACCGATGCCCTGACGAGTGAGCGTGCGGATGACCTCGGGAACTTCTGGGCGCAGCTCGTCACGGACACCGATCGCGGCGACCGGCGTGCCGTCACGATGCAAGATCACGACCGTCATGCCCTGCTCCTCCAAACCCGCGACCTGGCCCCCGAGGGTGCCCGGGTCGAGCCAGCGCGGACTGCCCACGGTGATTCTCGATCCGTCGACGTTTCCCTCGATGCCATGCCCCGCCTGCTCGTTCACATCGACGGCGGCGCTGGCTTCGGGCGCTGTCGCGGTGATCGCCGCGGCCAGGGGTGGGTGCTGTGGTGCTCTAGATGTGATGTCCAGGGACGTTGTTCTGGCCCCCGCCCGTAATGACACCGTGCCGATTCAAGAAGTATCTGTCCAGACCGCTTGCCATTGAAGGCATGTTAGAGTTTGGGGCATGTCGAGTCCCGAATCAGACAGGTCAGGGGTTGTCGGTCACACCGCCAGCCCCTTGAACCACTAGTTACGACGCCCACGATCTGTGTGGGCGTATGTCTGGCGTACCCGGGGCGCTGGCCGTGGTGACAAGAAGAACCATTTCTTGATCTCACACCTCGGAGTACTCGATGCCTTTTGCCCTCTACATGCTTGCCCTGGCGGTCTTCGTCATGGGCACTTCAGAATTCATGCTCGCGGGATTGCTCCCCGCGATCGCGACCGAACTTGACGTCTCGGTCGGCACTGCGGGCCTGCTGACCTCCGCATTCGCAGTCGGTATGGTCGTCGGCGCGCCAGTGATGGCGGCATTCGCTCGCCGTTGGCCACCGCGGCTCACATTGATCGTTTGCCTTCTCGTGTTCGCGGGAAGCCACGTCATCGGAGCGATGACACCAGTGTTCTCTCTCCTGCTCATCACCCGGGTGCTCAGCGCTCTCGCAAACGCAGGATTCCTCGCCGTAGCACTGAGCACGGCCACTACCCTCGTGCCAGCGAACCAGAAGGGGCGTGCACTGTCGATCCTGCTCTCCGGCACGACGATCGCAACCGTCGTGGGCGTCCCCGCCGGGGCACTGCTCGGCACAGCGCTGGGCTGGCGAACGACGTTCTGGGCGATCGCCATCCTCTGTATTCCCGCGGCCGTTGGAGTCATTCGTGGCGTCACGAACAATGTTGGTCGGAGCGAGACTAGCGCGACCTCACCAAGGCTCCGTGTCGAGCTCAGCCAGTTGGCGACGCCGCGGCTCATCCTGGCCATGGCACTCGGAGCGCTGATCAACGGAGGGACCTTTGCGGCATTCACCTTCCTGGCACCCATCGTGACCGAGACCGCGGGCTTGGCCGAAGCGTGGGTGTCCGTCGCGCTGGTGATGTTCGGCATCGGATCGTTCCTTGGCGTCACGATCGCAGGACGACTATCAGATCAACGACCTGGCCTCGTGCTCGCAGTCGGCGGACCGCTATTGCTGACAGGCTGGATCGTGTTGGCAGTGGTCGCATCTCATCCCGTTGCGCTTATCGTCCTCGTCCTCGTTCAGGGATTCCTGTCGTTCGGCGTCGGCAGTACTCTGATCACGCGTGTGCTGTATGCAGCATCGGGTGCGCCAACGATGGGCGGTTCGTACGCAACCGCAGCATTGAATATCGGAGCTGCAGCGGGGCCCGTGCTTGGTGCGCTCGGGCTCGCGACCGGGCTGGGGCTGCTCGCGCCGGTTTGGGTCGCTTCGGTGCTGACAGCGATCGCTCTCGTCATCATGCTTCTCACCAGACGCGCGCTTACGAAGACCGCGGCGGAGGCCAATTGATGACCCATCCGAACGCTCTTCTCACTCCTCGTGCCCGTCTCCGGTTAGCTCGGCTGATTGTCGAAGACGGCTATCCGGCCACGATCGCCGCAA
Above is a window of Microbacterium suwonense DNA encoding:
- a CDS encoding DNA-processing protein DprA, with the translated sequence MPTLSNLTKDERTARQVLSLIGTPNDATTGALLERVGGVELIALIERTTAIPGMDRVEAAIWRDRLQSRANPDQVASRLLTENDYRVLVPEDSEWPAALNDLRERAPYALWAAGRAELLVAQPSQLITITGARAATAYGVHVAEDISSELARNGKTLVAGAAYGIEGSVHRCALIESGNTIAVLASGVDRPYPAGHADLIGSVSRQGLVLSELPPGVSPTRQRFLDRSRILAALSGATIVVEAGFRSGTLHTAREAEHLGRIVGAVPGPVTSAASAGTNHLLQDGSACVVLNASDVTRMLDSTNAPKRSVIHLGASRAVLPTNRAL
- a CDS encoding helix-turn-helix domain-containing protein — protein: MNSRTRSEEHEPDLVSLAVAAESLGVSVKTIRRRISDGTVRGYRVGRLIRVDMEELRRSLVVEIPTMR
- a CDS encoding sulfate permease, with translation MIRLILTVSSFIYAVLQRYAPTNIVLGRIRRRRGLKWGVPAMLLAAPYIVLAYWCSSAIGDGAPGWLNLVILLCLWNALRFVAIGPISVALLIRVRHNEAVALREQARHERHEELVST
- a CDS encoding single-stranded DNA-binding protein, giving the protein MSIHTQESVSGFVTSEPQLTVSANGNPRLYFRFGQEHFRREEDGSFTQLESSFHHLVMFGRSAERASERFAKGDNFIAEGYQRPVSYEREGQSVESEEFVAKRIGHDAARTRYEVDRSARKTASRSSADKEQRRAFAPRASGAVNGAPSLGY
- a CDS encoding type IV secretory system conjugative DNA transfer family protein, which produces MTSAQSYSRGLGDELTNALMIGLFALFGIAAVLRGAGSIAAFLTGAEQPAVGFAGGVNVIFAPADPAAVLGAPGLNSAVYWVVASLLLGLLTTAIMWVWARIRRHTRAATSDPRKLQGTASRHDVASSASSKALLRRAATLRPSLEHPKPEDVGFLLGRSHGKQIWASVEDSILLIGPPRSGKGLHIVIPAILDAPGAVVTTSTRPDNLTVTLKARERLGPVAVFDPQHLAEGIPAGLRWSPIRGCEDPLTAMIRATGLAAATELSSGGVEGGGFWEGKTRVALQALLHAAALDHRTPAELFRWTLDPAAAAEAVAILTGSPLAATGWAESLEAMLDADPRTRDSIWQGVSLALASLADPRVLDAVSPTEGEHFDPEQFIRSRGTLYLLATGAGAGNSAALVAAFVEDLVETARRMAARSPGARLDPPLLLALDEIGNLAPLPSLPTLMAEGGGTGITTMPVLQSLAQARDKWSENQAAAIWDASIAKIILGGASNSRDLQDLSTLIGERDEFTDSVTFGDYGSRSNQRSVRRVPIMPPDRIRTLPFGTGVILLRSTPPIITDLHPWPKRADGEKLRLDRSATEALLRHPKY
- the nrdF gene encoding class 1b ribonucleoside-diphosphate reductase subunit beta; amino-acid sequence: MTPSPKLQLVSHVDAINWNRIEDDKDLEVWNRLTGNFWLPEKVPLSNDVQSWNTLTEQEQLLTMRVFTGLTLLDTIQGTVGAVSLIPDAVTPHEEAVYTNIAFMESVHAKSYSSIFSTLASTKEIDEAFRWSTENQNLQKKAQIILDYYRGDDPLKRKVASTLLESFLFYSGFYLPMYFSAHAKLTNTADLIRLIIRDEAVHGYYIGYKYQRGLETETPERREELKDYTFSLLYELYDNEVQYTQDLYDSVGLTEDVKKFLHYNANKALMNLGYEAMFPSTVTNVNPAILSALSPNADENHDFFSGSGSSYVIGKAEATEDDDWDF
- the cmx gene encoding chloramphenicol efflux MFS transporter Cmx, with protein sequence MPFALYMLALAVFVMGTSEFMLAGLLPAIATELDVSVGTAGLLTSAFAVGMVVGAPVMAAFARRWPPRLTLIVCLLVFAGSHVIGAMTPVFSLLLITRVLSALANAGFLAVALSTATTLVPANQKGRALSILLSGTTIATVVGVPAGALLGTALGWRTTFWAIAILCIPAAVGVIRGVTNNVGRSETSATSPRLRVELSQLATPRLILAMALGALINGGTFAAFTFLAPIVTETAGLAEAWVSVALVMFGIGSFLGVTIAGRLSDQRPGLVLAVGGPLLLTGWIVLAVVASHPVALIVLVLVQGFLSFGVGSTLITRVLYAASGAPTMGGSYATAALNIGAAAGPVLGALGLATGLGLLAPVWVASVLTAIALVIMLLTRRALTKTAAEAN
- a CDS encoding chloramphenicol resistance leader peptide, with translation MSGVPGALAVVTRRTIS
- the nrdE gene encoding class 1b ribonucleoside-diphosphate reductase subunit alpha; protein product: MVDTAVDEQTVTEQVAFKVNPAYEGLDYHALNAMLNLYDADGKIQFDADKRAAREYFLQHVNQNTVFFHSLKERLDYLVEKEYYEGAVLDQYSFEFIQKINDFAYSKKFRFETFLGAFKYYTSYTLKTFDGKRYLERFEDRVVMTALALAEGDEQVALDLVDEIISGRFQPATPTFLNAGKAQRGELVSCFLLRIEDNMESIARGINSSLQLSKRGGGVALLLSNIRESGAPIKQIENQSSGIIPVMKLLEDSFSYANQLGARQGAGAVYLNAHHPDIMRFLDTKRENADEKIRIKTLSLGVVVPDITFELAKNGEDMYLFSPYDVEKVYGVPFGDISVTEKYREMVDDARIKKTKINAREFFQTIAEIQFESGYPYIMFEDTVNKANPIKGRINMSNLCSEILQVNTPTTYNTDLSYDQIGKDISCNLGSMNIALAMDADDLGKTVETAIRALTAVSTQSHISSVRSIEDGNDRSHAIGLGQMNLHGYLAREHVFYGSEEGIDFTNIYFYTVLFHALRASNRLAIERGETFDGFEDSTYASGAFFDKYIEKAWVPETEKVKELFAGKHIPTQEDWAELRDSIQKHGIYNQNLQAVPPTGSISYINNSTSSIHPIASKIEIRKEGKLGRVYYPAPFMTNDNLEYYQDAYEIGYEKVIDTYAAATQHVDQGLSLTLFFKDTATTRDINKAQIYAWRKGIKTIYYIRLRQMALEGTDMSECVSCML
- a CDS encoding tyrosine-type recombinase/integrase, whose protein sequence is MLIVLMMILRQAARDGIIPSAPSVSIPRQESVRHDADHDESEDIITPKQVEALYQAVPDQWAIMVQLAAWCQLRRGECLGLQRRDAEWHDDGSATLHVRRQLNANTGDYTDLKSEAGKRSLSIPKLMTDRLKQHLKDHVATEDKAPLIPASIRGSMPLSNTRWGYIWADVRDSVDGLPHRFRFHDLRHTGLTIFAQEGATLAELMRRGGHADIHIVLRYQHATMNRDRELADRMSARVAATLDPSLARKKNTGEES